One Centroberyx gerrardi isolate f3 chromosome 2, fCenGer3.hap1.cur.20231027, whole genome shotgun sequence DNA window includes the following coding sequences:
- the LOC139910888 gene encoding kinesin-like protein KIF2A isoform X1 has product MAAIFGKILIGIYVEIKRSDGRIHQAMVTSLHEDNESVTVEWIENGDTKGKEIELESIFALNPDVVPEEEIPQSPETPPPPSSTAAKGIKAPKTRRMTSIPKAENPPRENRVGTTRARPSQQSQAAEPPPPAIAPQPTQQQTLLQQQNARRKSNCVKEVEKLQEKREKRRLQQQELREKKAQEVDATLPNYEIMCMIRDFRASLDYRPLTTADLIEEHRICVCVRTRPLNKKELATKDLDVITIPSKDVVMVHEPKQKVDLTRYLENQTFRFDYAFDDTSTNEMVYRFTARPLVETIFERGMATCFAYGQTGSGKTHTMGGDFSGKNQDCSKGIYALAARDVFLMLKKPNYKKLDLQVFATFFEIYSGKVFDLLNRKAKLRVLEDGKQQVQVVGLHERDVKCTEDVLKLIEVGNSCRTSGQTSANAHSSRSHAVFQIILRRRGKMHGKFSLIDLAGNERGADTSSADRQTRLEGAEINKSLLALKECIRALGRNKPHTPFRASKLTQVLRDSFIGENSRTCMIATISPGMASCENTLNTLRYANRVKEFGISPSDIPFSQGGGGGGRSELSPTYEYDDFSTSPTRVKELTVDPGAAMESRQGGHNVNQLEVLEAQWGVGSSPQRDDLKLLCEQNEEEVSPQLFTFHEAVSQLVEMEEQVLEDHRVVFQESIRWLEDEKVLLEMTEEVDYDVDTYATQLEQILDQKIDILTELRDKVKSFRSALQEEEQASKQITPKRPRAL; this is encoded by the exons ATGGCCGCTATTTTTGGAAAGATCCTCATCGGCATTTACGTGGAGATTAAACGGAGCGATG GGCGAATACACCAGGCAATGGTCACATCGTTGCATGAAGACAATGAGAGTGTGACAGTGGAGTGGATTGAGAATGGAGACACCAAAGGAAAAGAG ATTGAGCTGGAGAGCATCTTTGCTCTGAATCCAGATGTGGTTCCTGAGGAGGAGATACCCCAGAGTCCTGagaccccccctccaccctcctccactGCAGCCAAAGGCATCAAGGCACCCAAG ACCCGACGGATGACATCAATACCTAAGGCTGAGAACCCGCCACGGGAGAACAGAG TGGGAACCACCCGGGCCCGTCCCAGCCAGCAAAGCCAAGCTGCAGAACCTCCCCCACCAGCCATAGCACCCCAGCCTACACAACAACAGACCCTGCTACAGCAGCAGAATg CGCGGAGGAAATCCAACTGTgtgaaggaggtggagaagctGCAGGAGAAACGAGAGAAGAGACGACTTCAACAGCAAGAGCTCAGAGAGAAGAAGGCACAA GAGGTGGATGCCACTCTACCAAACTATGAGATCATGTGTATGATCAGGGACTTCAGAGCCAGTCTGGACTACAGGCCCCTAACCACTGCCGATCTG ATAGAGGAGCATAGGATATGTGTATGCGTGCGGACACGCCCCCTCAATAAAAAAG AGTTGGCGACAAAGGATCTAGATGTGATCACCATCCCCAGTAAGGATGTGGTAATGGTGCATGAGCCCAAGCAGAAAGTCGACCTGACCCGCTACCTGGAGAACCAAACCTTCCGCTTTGACTATGCCTTTGATGACACTTCCACCAATGAAATGGTCTACAG GTTCACTGCTCGGCCGCTGGTCGAAACCATTTTTGAGAGGGGAATGGCAACCTGCTTTGCATATGGACAAACTGGAAGTGGAAAAACACAT ACTATGGGAGGGGACTTTTCAGGGAAGAACCAGGACTGCTCTAAAGGGATCTATGCACTTGCTG CCAGAGACGTCTTTCTCATGTTGAAAAAGCCAAACTACAAGAAGTTAGACCTCCAAGTCTTCGCCACATTTTTTGAGATTTACAGCGGGAAG GTGTTTGACCTGCTAAACCGCAAGGCCAAGTTACGGGTCCTGGAGGACGGTAAGCAGCAGGTCCAGGTGGTGGGGCTGCATGAGAGGGACGTTAAATGCACAGAGGACGTCCTCAAACTCATCGAAGTGGGAAACAGCTGCAG GACTTCAGGTCAGACCTCGGCCAATGCCCACTCGTCCCGAAGCCACGCCGTGTTCCAGATTATTCTGCGCCGGCGGGGAAAGATGCACGGGAAGTTCTCGCTTATTGACCTGGCGGGGAACGAGAGAGGGGCGGACACATCCAGCGCTGACCGCCAGACTCGCCTGGAGGGAGCTGAGATCAACAAGAGCTTGTTGGCACTCAAG GAGTGCATTCGAGCGCTGGGCCGGAACAAACCCCACACTCCCTTCAGAGCCAGCAAACTAACCCAGGTGCTGAGGGACTCCTTCATAGGAGAGAACTCCAGAACATGCATG ATTGCGACCATCTCTCCTGGGATGGCCTCTtgtgaaaacacactgaacacactgagaTATGCCAACAG AGTAAAGGAGTTTGGGATAAGTCCCTCGGACATTCCCTTCTCCCAGGGTGGGGGCGGAGGGGGCCGCTCTGAGCTCTCCCCTACTTATGAGTACGATGACTTTTCCACCTCTCCCACCAG GGTGAAGGAGCTCACAGTGGACCCCGGGGCAGCGATGGAAAGCCGTCAAGGGGGACACAACGTCAACCagctggaggtgctggaggctcagtggggggtggggagctCCCCGCAGAGAGACGATCTGAAACTGCTCTGTGAACAGAAC GAGGAGGAAGTTTCCCCGCAGCTGTTCACTTTCCACGAGGCGGTCTCTCAGCtggtggagatggaggagcaggtTCTGGAGGACCACAGGGTTGTGTTCCAG GAGTCAATTCGCTGGCTGGAAGATGAGAAGGTCCTTTTGGAAATGACAGAGGAAGTTGACTACGATGTAGACACGTACGCGACTCAACTAGAACAGATCCTGGATCAGAAGATAGACATTCTCACTGAGCtaagag aTAAAGTCAAGTCTTTCCGTTCTGCACTCCAGGAAGAGGAGCAAGCTAGCAAACAGATCACCCCCAAGAGGCCTCGTGCActatag
- the LOC139910888 gene encoding kinesin-like protein KIF2A isoform X2, which produces MAAIFGKILIGIYVEIKRSDGRIHQAMVTSLHEDNESVTVEWIENGDTKGKEIELESIFALNPDVVPEEEIPQSPETPPPPSSTAAKGIKAPKTRRMTSIPKAENPPRENRVSVGTTRARPSQQSQAAEPPPPAIAPQPTQQQTLLQQQNARRKSNCVKEVEKLQEKREKRRLQQQELREKKAQEVDATLPNYEIMCMIRDFRASLDYRPLTTADLIEEHRICVCVRTRPLNKKELATKDLDVITIPSKDVVMVHEPKQKVDLTRYLENQTFRFDYAFDDTSTNEMVYRFTARPLVETIFERGMATCFAYGQTGSGKTHTMGGDFSGKNQDCSKGIYALAARDVFLMLKKPNYKKLDLQVFATFFEIYSGKVFDLLNRKAKLRVLEDGKQQVQVVGLHERDVKCTEDVLKLIEVGNSCRTSGQTSANAHSSRSHAVFQIILRRRGKMHGKFSLIDLAGNERGADTSSADRQTRLEGAEINKSLLALKECIRALGRNKPHTPFRASKLTQVLRDSFIGENSRTCMIATISPGMASCENTLNTLRYANRVKEFGISPSDIPFSQGGGGGGRSELSPTYEYDDFSTSPTRVKELTVDPGAAMESRQGGHNVNQLEVLEAQWGVGSSPQRDDLKLLCEQNEEEVSPQLFTFHEAVSQLVEMEEQVLEDHRVVFQESIRWLEDEKVLLEMTEEVDYDVDTYATQLEQILDQKIDILTELRDKVKSFRSALQEEEQASKQITPKRPRAL; this is translated from the exons ATGGCCGCTATTTTTGGAAAGATCCTCATCGGCATTTACGTGGAGATTAAACGGAGCGATG GGCGAATACACCAGGCAATGGTCACATCGTTGCATGAAGACAATGAGAGTGTGACAGTGGAGTGGATTGAGAATGGAGACACCAAAGGAAAAGAG ATTGAGCTGGAGAGCATCTTTGCTCTGAATCCAGATGTGGTTCCTGAGGAGGAGATACCCCAGAGTCCTGagaccccccctccaccctcctccactGCAGCCAAAGGCATCAAGGCACCCAAG ACCCGACGGATGACATCAATACCTAAGGCTGAGAACCCGCCACGGGAGAACAGAG TGT CAGTGGGAACCACCCGGGCCCGTCCCAGCCAGCAAAGCCAAGCTGCAGAACCTCCCCCACCAGCCATAGCACCCCAGCCTACACAACAACAGACCCTGCTACAGCAGCAGAATg CGCGGAGGAAATCCAACTGTgtgaaggaggtggagaagctGCAGGAGAAACGAGAGAAGAGACGACTTCAACAGCAAGAGCTCAGAGAGAAGAAGGCACAA GAGGTGGATGCCACTCTACCAAACTATGAGATCATGTGTATGATCAGGGACTTCAGAGCCAGTCTGGACTACAGGCCCCTAACCACTGCCGATCTG ATAGAGGAGCATAGGATATGTGTATGCGTGCGGACACGCCCCCTCAATAAAAAAG AGTTGGCGACAAAGGATCTAGATGTGATCACCATCCCCAGTAAGGATGTGGTAATGGTGCATGAGCCCAAGCAGAAAGTCGACCTGACCCGCTACCTGGAGAACCAAACCTTCCGCTTTGACTATGCCTTTGATGACACTTCCACCAATGAAATGGTCTACAG GTTCACTGCTCGGCCGCTGGTCGAAACCATTTTTGAGAGGGGAATGGCAACCTGCTTTGCATATGGACAAACTGGAAGTGGAAAAACACAT ACTATGGGAGGGGACTTTTCAGGGAAGAACCAGGACTGCTCTAAAGGGATCTATGCACTTGCTG CCAGAGACGTCTTTCTCATGTTGAAAAAGCCAAACTACAAGAAGTTAGACCTCCAAGTCTTCGCCACATTTTTTGAGATTTACAGCGGGAAG GTGTTTGACCTGCTAAACCGCAAGGCCAAGTTACGGGTCCTGGAGGACGGTAAGCAGCAGGTCCAGGTGGTGGGGCTGCATGAGAGGGACGTTAAATGCACAGAGGACGTCCTCAAACTCATCGAAGTGGGAAACAGCTGCAG GACTTCAGGTCAGACCTCGGCCAATGCCCACTCGTCCCGAAGCCACGCCGTGTTCCAGATTATTCTGCGCCGGCGGGGAAAGATGCACGGGAAGTTCTCGCTTATTGACCTGGCGGGGAACGAGAGAGGGGCGGACACATCCAGCGCTGACCGCCAGACTCGCCTGGAGGGAGCTGAGATCAACAAGAGCTTGTTGGCACTCAAG GAGTGCATTCGAGCGCTGGGCCGGAACAAACCCCACACTCCCTTCAGAGCCAGCAAACTAACCCAGGTGCTGAGGGACTCCTTCATAGGAGAGAACTCCAGAACATGCATG ATTGCGACCATCTCTCCTGGGATGGCCTCTtgtgaaaacacactgaacacactgagaTATGCCAACAG AGTAAAGGAGTTTGGGATAAGTCCCTCGGACATTCCCTTCTCCCAGGGTGGGGGCGGAGGGGGCCGCTCTGAGCTCTCCCCTACTTATGAGTACGATGACTTTTCCACCTCTCCCACCAG GGTGAAGGAGCTCACAGTGGACCCCGGGGCAGCGATGGAAAGCCGTCAAGGGGGACACAACGTCAACCagctggaggtgctggaggctcagtggggggtggggagctCCCCGCAGAGAGACGATCTGAAACTGCTCTGTGAACAGAAC GAGGAGGAAGTTTCCCCGCAGCTGTTCACTTTCCACGAGGCGGTCTCTCAGCtggtggagatggaggagcaggtTCTGGAGGACCACAGGGTTGTGTTCCAG GAGTCAATTCGCTGGCTGGAAGATGAGAAGGTCCTTTTGGAAATGACAGAGGAAGTTGACTACGATGTAGACACGTACGCGACTCAACTAGAACAGATCCTGGATCAGAAGATAGACATTCTCACTGAGCtaagag aTAAAGTCAAGTCTTTCCGTTCTGCACTCCAGGAAGAGGAGCAAGCTAGCAAACAGATCACCCCCAAGAGGCCTCGTGCActatag